From a single Tachypleus tridentatus isolate NWPU-2018 chromosome 6, ASM421037v1, whole genome shotgun sequence genomic region:
- the LOC143252744 gene encoding LOW QUALITY PROTEIN: aladin-like (The sequence of the model RefSeq protein was modified relative to this genomic sequence to represent the inferred CDS: inserted 2 bases in 1 codon): MSSLSTFPSPPRKGQITLXEIESHLVTGSTDSDVHQYTDQVSQYPRIDLSTESLRPFVCRENSKNAFMHHNESVAKKIFVSWQEQGVKGVLVELANNEKDDVLSSCARITAQLLLRTVQWIGSIYGSFFPHTLLLEEDLIAQFCPALDWYHGTIQAFAWHPHTSKCAVALRDDSVRIFASGSRVTPLLKHKQQRGVADMAWKPYSASYLAVACQSGILLWQIEPTSLVTRPSSSCITFLQRKGHAPVTSVAWEPDGCILVSASAADTSILLWDIGAESCTPMRRVGGGGVSFIRWSPDCQRLFAATPSTLFRIWETQSWTCERWSNVIGHCQNVCWSPDGGVLLFTTSEEPLIYSLSFGPTENIKPHSVAGSKSAIPVADLTPIDVSDGSETIRTGGRVHQMVWDATGERLAVSFVDNPELIAVFRTRIKPLLELSPCGFIRSPGREVPQLLCFHDSFERGALLTVCWSSGKISNIPLLFVPVKAAATNGFSSFLHSTPLYHRGIGEVPRSPFLFSSPGSL; encoded by the exons ATGTCGTCATTGTCGACATTTCCATCTCCTCCACGTAAAGGCCAAATAACACT TGAAATTGAAAGCCATCTTGTGACGGGTTCGACAGATAGTGATGTTCATCAGTATACTGATCAG GTGAGCCAGTATCCCAGAATTGATCTGAGCACAGAAAGTCTGAGACCTTTTGTATGTCGAGAAAATTCTAAGAATGCTTTTATGCATCATAATGAATCTGTTgccaaaaaaatatttgtttcatg GCAAGAGCAAGGTGTTAAAGGAGTTCTTGTGGAATTAGCAAATAATGAAAAAGATGATGTTT TAAGTTCTTGTGCAAGAATTACTGCTCAACTTTTACTCAGAACTGTACAGTGGATTGGCTCAATCTATGGTTCATTTTTTCCTCACACATTg TTGTTGGAAGAAGACTTAATAGCCCAGTTTTGTCCAGCCTTGGATTG gtaTCATGGAACAATTCAGGCTTTTGCATGGCATCCTCATACATCCAAATGTGCAGTTGCCTTGCGAGATGATTCTGTTCGAATTTTTGCCTCTGGAAGTAGAGTTACACCTCTACTAAAGCACAAACAACAGAGAGGTGTGGCTGACATGGCTTGGAA ACCTTACAGTGCCTCATACTTGGCTGTAGCATGTCAAAGTGGTATTCTTCTATGGCAAATTGAACCAACATCTTTAGTGACAAG GCCATCTTCCAGTTGCATCACATTTCTCCAGAGGAAAGGCCATGCTCCAGTAACTTCTGTTGCATGGGAACCAGACGGATGTATTTTGGTTTCTGCATCTGCTGCAGACACATCCATTCTA cTATGGGATATTGGTGCAGAGTCTTGCACACCCATGCGACGTGTTGGCGGTGGTGGTGTTTCATTCATTCGATGGTCTCCAGATTGTCAAAGACTTTTTGCTGCAACACCCTCTACACTATTCAG GATATGGGAGACACAAAGTTGGACTTGTGAACGTTGGTCTAATGTAATTGGGCATTGCCAGAATGTGTGCTGGAGTCCTGATGGTGGTGTACTGTTGTTTACAACATCAGAAGAACCACTGATTTATTCACTGTCCTTTGGgccaacagaaaatattaaaccaCATTCAGTAGCAGGATCCAAGTCTGCCATTCCTGTTGCTGATCTCACACCTATAGATGTGAGTGATGGATCAGAAACCATtag AACTGGTGGTCGTGTCCACCAAATGGTGTGGGATGCTACAGGGGAGAGGTTGGCTGTATCATTTGTGG ataATCCTGAACTAATTGCTGTTTTTAGGACTCGTATCAAACCTTTATTGGAGCTAAGCCCTTG TGGATTTATCCGATCTCCAGGGAGAGAAGTTCCTCAACTTCTCTGCTTCCATGACAGCTTTGAAAGAGGTGCCTTGTTAACTGtg TGCTGGAGTAGTGGAAAAATAAGCAACATTCCACTGTTGTTTGTACCAGTGAAAGCAGCAGCAACAAATGGATTTTCATCTTTTCTTCATTCAACCCCTTTATACCATAGGGGAATAGGGGAGGTGCCTCGTTCACCTTTTCTGTTTTCAAGTCCTGGTTCTTTGTAA